One part of the Capra hircus breed San Clemente chromosome 4, ASM170441v1, whole genome shotgun sequence genome encodes these proteins:
- the LOC108635908 gene encoding olfactory receptor 9A4-like, whose protein sequence is MMSNHSSATEFCLLGFPGPQELHHILFAVFFLFYSVTVMGNTVIIVIICVDKRLHSPMYFFLAHLSALEMLTSVIVPVMLGGLLLPGMQTASLAACVTQLFLYLALGTTEFALLGVMAVDHYVAVCNPLRYNTLMNSHTCISVVIGSWVFGFLSEIWPVYATFQFTFCKSNVLDHFFCDRGQLLKLSCDDTVFTEFVLFLMAVFIIIGSLAPTIVSYTYIISTILTIPTASGRRKAFSPCASHFTFVVNGYGSCLFLFVKPKQTQAAEYNKIVSLLICVLTPLLNPFIFTLQNDKVKQALRDGVKSCCQLIKD, encoded by the coding sequence ATGATGAGCAATCACTCAAGTGCCACTGAATTCTGCCTTTTAGGCTTCCCTGGGCCCCAGGAACTCCATCACATTCTTTTCGCTGTATTCTTTCTCTTCTACTCAGTGACAGTAATGGGGAACACCgtcatcattgtgattatctgtgttGATAAACGTCTCCATTcccccatgtatttcttccttgCTCATCTCTCTGCCTTGGAAATGCTGACATCTGTTATCGTCCCCGTGATGCTCGGGGGGTTGTTGCTCCCTGGGATGCAGACAGCATCTCTGGCTGCATGTGTCACCCAGCTCTTCCTGTACCTTGCTCTGGGCACCACAGAGTTTGCCCTGTTGGGAGTGATGGCTGTGGACCATTACGTGGCTGTCTGTAACCCCTTGAGGTACAATACCCTTATGAACAGCCACACCTGCATCTCGGTGGTGATTGGGTCATGGGTGTTTGGGTTCCTTTCCGAAATCTGGCCAGTCTATGCCACATTTCAGTTTACCTTCTGCAAATCAAACGTCTTAGACCATTTTTTCTGTGACCGAGGTCAGTTGCTCAAGCTGTCCTGTGATGACACTGTTTTCACAgagtttgttctgtttttaatggctgttttcattatcattggTTCACTGGCCCCAACAATTGTCTCCTACACCTACATCATCTCCACCATCCTCACGATCCCCACCGCCTCTGGCCGCAGGAAAGCCTTCTCTCCGTGTGCCTCCCACTTCACCTTTGTTGTCAACGGCTATGGCAGCTGCTTGTTCCTGTTTGTGAAACCCAAGCAAACACAGGCAGCCGAGTACAATAAGATAGTCTCCCTGTTGATTTGTGTGTTAACTCCTTTGCTGAACCCTTTCATCTTCACTCTGCAGAATGACAAAGTCAAACAGGCTCTTCGAGATGGAGTGAAAAGTTGCTGTCAGCTCATCAAAGATTAA
- the LOC102181470 gene encoding LOW QUALITY PROTEIN: olfactory receptor 9A4-like (The sequence of the model RefSeq protein was modified relative to this genomic sequence to represent the inferred CDS: inserted 1 base in 1 codon), with translation MMSNHSSATEFCLLGFPGPQELHHILFAVFFLFYSVTVMGNTVIIVIICVDKRLHXPMYFFLAHLSALEMLTSVIVPVMLGGLLLPGMQTASLAVCVAQPFLYLALGTTEFALLGAMAVDRYVAVCNPLRYNTLMNSHTCISVVIGSWVFGFLSEIWPVYATFQFTFCKSNVLDHFFCDRGQLLKLSCDDTVFTEFVLFLMAVFIIIGSLAPTIVSYTYIISTILTIPTASGRRKAFSTCASHFTFVVIGYGSCLFLYVKPKQTQAAEYNKIVSLLICVLTPLLNPFIFTLRNDKVKYVLRNGVKCGCQLLND, from the exons ATGATGAGCAATCACTCAAGTGCCACTGAATTCTGCCTTTTAGGGTTCCCTGGGCCCCAGGAACTCCATCACATTCTTTTCGCTGTATTCTTTCTCTTCTACTCAGTGACAGTAATGGGGAACACCgtcatcattgtgattatctgtgttGATAAACGTCTCC tccccatgtatttcttccttgCTCATCTCTCTGCCTTGGAAATGCTGACATCTGTTATCGTCCCCGTGATGCTCGGGGGGTTGTTGCTCCCTGGGATGCAGACAGCATCTCTGGCTGTATGTGTTGCCCAGCCCTTCCTGTACCTTGCTCTGGGAACCACAGAGTTTGCCCTGTTGGGAGCGATGGCTGTGGACCGTTACGTGGCTGTCTGTAACCCCTTGAGGTACAATACCCTTATGAACAGCCACACCTGCATCTCGGTGGTGATTGGGTCATGGGTGTTTGGGTTCCTTTCCGAAATCTGGCCAGTCTATGCCACATTTCAGTTTACCTTCTGCAAATCAAATGTCTTAGACCATTTTTTCTGTGACCGAGGTCAGTTGCTCAAGCTGTCCTGTGATGACACTGTTTTCACAgagtttgttctgtttttaatggctgttttcattatcattggTTCACTGGCCCCAACAATTGTCTCCTACACCTACATCATCTCCACCATCCTCACGATCCCCACCGCCTCTGGCCGCAGGAAAGCCTTCTCTACGTGTGCCTCCCACTTCACCTTTGTTGTCATCGGCTACGGCAGCTGCTTGTTCCTCTATGTGAAACCCAAGCAAACGCAGGCAGCCGAGTACAATAAGATAGTCTCCCTGTTGATTTGTGTGTTAACTCCTTTGCTGAACCCTTTCATCTTCACTCTGCGGAATGACAAAGTCAAATATGTCCTTCGAAATGGAGTGAAATGTGGCTGTCAGCTCCTCAATGATTAA